In a genomic window of Suricata suricatta isolate VVHF042 chromosome 12, meerkat_22Aug2017_6uvM2_HiC, whole genome shotgun sequence:
- the HOMER3 gene encoding homer protein homolog 3, with product MSTAREQPIFSTRAHVFQIDPATKRNWIPAGKHALTVSYFYDATRNVYRIISIGGAKAIINSTVTPNMTFTKTSQKFGQWADSRANTVYGLGFASEQHLTQFAEKFQEVKEAARLAREKSQDGGELTSPALGLTSHQVPPSPLVSANGPGDEKLFRSQSADVPGPAERERLKKMLSEGSVGEVQWEAEFFALQDSNNKLAGALREANAAAAQWRQQLEAQRAEAERLRQRVAELEAQAAAEPPSVSEKEGPGQSLEQLEALVQTKDQEIQTLKSQTGGPREAPDTPEREETQQKVQDLETRNAELEHQLRATERSLEEARAERERARAEVGRAAQLLDVRLFELSELREGLARLAEGTP from the exons ATGTCCACAGCCAG GGAGCAGCCCATCTTCAGCACAAGGGCGCACGTGTTCCAGATTGACCCGGCCACCAAGCGGAACTGGATTCCAGCGGGCAAGCATGCGCTCACTGTCTCCTACTTCTATGATGCCACCCGCAATGTCTACCGAATCATCAGCATTGGGGGTGCCAAG GCCATCATCAATAGCACTGTCACCCCCAACATGACGTTTACCAAAACCTCCCAGAAGTTTGGACAGTGGGCAGACAGCCGTGCCAACACTGTCTATGGCCTTGGCTTTGCTTCTGAGCAGCATCTGACCCAG ttTGCTGAGAAGTTCCAGGAAGTAAAGGAAGCAGCGAGGCTGGCAAGGGAGAAATCTCAGGATGGAGGCGAGCTCACCAGTCCAGCCCTGGGACTCACTTCCCACCAG GTGCCCCCAAGTCCTCTCGTCAGCGCCAACGGCCCCGGCGACGAGAAACTGTTCCGTAGCCAGAGCGCGGACGTCCCCGGCCCCGCAGAGCGCGAGCGGCTCAAGAAGATGCTCTCCGAGGGGT CCGTGGGCGAGGTGCAGTGGGAGGCCGAGTTCTTCGCGCTACAGGACAGCAACAACAAGTTGGCGGGCGCCCTGCGAGAAGCCAACGCCGCCGCCGCCCAGTGGAGGCAGCAGCTGGAGGCCCAGCGTGCAGAGGCCGAAAGGCTGCGGCAGCGG GTAGCAGAGCTGGAGGCCCAGGCAGCCGCAGAGCCACCCTCAGTCAGTGAGAAGGAAGGACCAGGCCAGTCATTGGAGCAGCTGGAGGCACTAGTGCAAACCAAGGACCAG GAGATCCAGACATTGAAGAGCCAGACCGGTGGGCCCCGGGAGGCCCCGGACACCCCCGAGCGCGAGGAGACGCAGCAGAAGGTGCAG GACCTGGAGACCCGCAACGCCGAGCTAGAGCACCAGCTGCGGGCAACGGAGCGCAGCCTGGAGGAGGCGCGGGCTGAGCGGGAACGGGCACGGGCCGAGGTGGGCCGGGCCGCACAGCTGCTGGACGTCAGGCTGTTTGAGCTGAGCGAGCTTCGAGAGGGTCTAGCCCGCCTGGCAGAGGGCACGCCCTGA